The genomic interval CGCTCACCGGAAGATCGAGGAGCGTGAGGCGATCCCGGTCCGGCTCTCGCACTGTGTGGTCAACTCCCAGGACCCGGAAGGGCTTCGGGACTTCTACGTCCAGCACCTCGGGTTCCGGCTCACGGACACTCTGTACTCGACGCACATGGGCGACCTCATGTACTTCCTGCGGTGCAGCCCGCTGCACCACTCCTTCGCGATCGCCCGGGGACCCCATGTCTCCCTGCACCACGCCTCGTTCGAGATGCGCGGGGTCGAGGAGTACATGCGCGGCACCGGGCGGGCGCTGCGTGCCGGGACCCGGCTGACCTGGGGGCCCGGGCGGCATCTCGCCGGTGACAACACCTTCTCCTACTTCCACGACCCGCACGGCAACACCGTCGAGTACACGACCGAACTCGCCGTCCTCGAAGAGGACTTGTGGCACCCGGGGCGGCACGACGTCGACGACCCGATCACGCAGGACCAGTGGGGCACGGCCGACCCGATGAGCGAGTCGGTCGCCAAGGAGCAGTTCAACGACCCCGACGTGCTGTTCGAAGCGCCGCCGGTCTAACCCACCCCTTTGTCGTGAACCACCCGCAGAGAGGCCGCAGTTGTGGCAACGATCCTGAAGCACGCCGTGCCCAAGTCGGAGGTGACCGCCTCGCTCGCCCAGGTGCGCGAGACCGTGACCGGCGTCATCGCGGACATCCGTGCGCGCGGTGACGAGGCGGTGCGCGCCTACTCCGAGAAGTTCGACAAATGGAGCCCCGACTCCTTCCGGCTGACCGACGAGGAGGTCGAGAAGATCATCGCGTCGGTGCCGCAGCAGGTCATCGACGACATCCGCTTCGTCCAGGACCAGGTGCGAACCTTCGCCCGCCACCAGCTCGACTCCTTGCGGGAGTTCGAGGTGGAGACCCTGCCGGGAGTGCGGCTCGGGCAGAAGCACATCCCGGTGCAGGCGGCGGGCGCGTACATCCCCGGTGGCCGTTACCCGCTCACCGCCTCCGCCCACATGACGATCGTCACCGCCAAGGTCGCGGGCGTGCCCCGGGTCGTGGCCTGCACGCCGCCCATCCACGGGGAGATTCCGGCCGCCACCGTCGCCGCCATGCATCTCGCCGGCGCCGACGAGATCTGGCTGCTCGGCGGGGTGCAGGCCGTGGCCGCCATGTCCGTCGGCACCGACACGATGCGGCCCGTCAACCTGATCGCCGGGCCCGGCAACGCCTATGTCGCCGAGGCCAAGCGGCAGTTGTTCGGGGAGATCGGCATCGACCTGTTCGCCGGGCCGACCGAGATCCTGGTCCTCGCCGACGACGAGGCCGACCCGTTCGTGTGCGCCGTGGACCTGCTCTCCCAGGCCGAGCACGGCCCGGACTCCCCGGCCGTCCTCATCACCACCTCCCGCGAGGTCGCCGAGAAGACCATCGCCGAGGTGGAACGCCTCCTGCCCGGCATGCCCACCCGCGACTTCGCCGAGCCCGCCTGGCGCGACCACGGCCAGGTCCACGTCGTCGACACCCTCGACGAGCTGTACACCCTCGCCGACGAGTTCGCCTTCGAGCACGTGGAAGTCCTGACCGCCGAACCGCGCCTCGCGCTGGAGCGAATGACCCAGTACGGCGCCCTGTTCCTCGGCGAGGGAACCTGTGTGTCGTTCGGCGACAAGGTCATCGGCACGAACCATGTGCTGCCCACACGTGGTGCCGCGCGCTATACCGGCGGCCTGTGGGTGGGGAAGTACCTCAAGACGGTCACCTACCAGGAGGTCACCGACACCGACTCCCAGGCGCTGCTCGGCCGACTGTGCGGGCGGGCGGCCCGCGTCGAGCTGTTCGAGGGGCACGCGCGCTCCGGCGACGTACGGGCGGCGAGGGCCGCGGGCGACGAGCTGCCCTGGAACACTCCATGACCCTGGTCGGCCGTACAGCGTTGGTCACTGGTGGCGGCGGGCCGCTGGGGCGTTCCTTCGCGCTGGCCCTCGCGGACACCGGTGCACGGGTAATCCTGGTCGGGCGCAACGGGGCGGCGCTCGCGGAGGCGGCGGCACAGGTGGAGAAGGAAGGCGGACAGGCCCGTACGGGAGTGTGTGACGTCTCCGATCCGGCGGCCGTGGACGCGCTCGCCGCCCAACTCGCGGACGAGAACGTGTCGTTGCTCGTCAACAACGCCGGAGTCGCCGGTCCTGTACGGCCGTTGGTCGACATCGAACCGGACGAGTGGGACGACGTGTTCGCCGCCAACGTCCGGGGCGTGTATCTGATGTGCCGCGCCTTCCTGCCGCCGATGCTCGCGGCCGGGCGCGGTGACATCGTCAACGTCGCTTCGGTGAGCGGCAAGCGGCCACTCCTCAACCGCACCCCGTACACCGCCTCCAAGATGGCGTTGCTCGGCCTGACCCGGACGCTCGCCGGGGAGGTCGGCCCGCAGGGGATCGCGGTCAACTCCCTTTCCCCGGGCCCGGTTCGGGGCCCGCGCATGGACCGGAACTTCCGGCTCACCGCCGAACTGACCGGCTGTACGGTCGCCGAGGCCGAGCGCGACTTCGCCTCCCGGGCCGCCCTCGGCCGGCTCGTCGAGGAGCACGAGGTCGCGCAGGCGCTCGTGGCGATGCTGGCGATGCCCGGCCTGTGCGGGGCCGACATCGACCTGTCAGCCGGGATGATCGCCCCGTCGTAGCTGAACGGGGTGCGGAAAACGGCGAGGTGGACGGCTGACGAGCCGCCCGCCTCGCCGTCGTGCGTACGGGAGCACACCCGCTATGACGACTCTGTGTGACCGCCATGAAATGGTCCGCCTGATCCGAGGCATCGGGCTCGTATATGTGTGTGCCGCCCGCCTATTCCCTGGTTCTCATGGCTGCTTCACTCCCTCGTGCGCACCTTCGGTGCCTCCGCCGGGCCGTCCGCACCCCGCGTTCGACGGTCTGCCGGTCACACTGCGCGACGGCGCATCGATCCCTGGGAAGGCAAGCAATGACGCTGATCACCCGACGCTCGGTCCTGATCGCCGGTACCGCCACGGCCGGAGCCGTACTCGTGCCGGCGGTCTCCGCCACCGCCGCGCCGACGGCCACCAAGACCCCGAAGGCTTCGGGCAAGCGGATCTCGGTCGCCTCCGGTGAGACGTACACGGTCTCCACCACCACCCGCGTGAGCGAGCTGTCCATCGCCGCCGGCGGCACGATCGCCGCCCCGGACGGCTCCAGCCTCTCCCTTACCGTCGACGGAGTGGAGACCGGCCAACTCCTCACCGCCACCGGCGGAACGGCCACCCTGATCCAGGCCGGCACCTACCGGGGAGACGTCGTCCTGACCGTCTCCGCCGCCAACGAGGTGACGTACGAGACGCTCACCTTCCCGTTCCGGCAGGCGGTGTACGTCGACGGCGACGGCGTGGTCACGGACAAGTCCGTCCTCGCGGCCGTCCTCGGCGGCAAGCTGACGGACGCCTACGCGAAGAACGTGTCGATCACCTCGACCGGCGAGTGCTTCGACGGCGTGTACGTCCAGGACGCCACCTACACGCTCGACCGCCCCTCCATCTCCCTTACGGGCAACGGCCGTTGCGACTTCGCGGGCTACGGCGCCGCGGTCGTCGGCGACGGCTCCGCGACCACGCTCGTCGTCGACGGCGCCCGCATCGACAACAAGGGAGTCGTCCGCACCGCCGTCATCGCCAACGACGGTGCCAACGTCATCGTCAAGGACTCCGTCCTCCGCGCCCGCAACGGCGTTCTGCCCGCCGACTACCAAGCCACCGTCGAGACGCCGTACATGGAGTCCGTGCCCTGGATGCTCGGCCTCGACGGCAACGTCCGCGCCACCAACCTCATCGGCAAGAACAGCAAGGCCACCTACCTCAACTCGACCGTGTTCTCCGAGACGTGGGGCGCCCTGTCGGTCGAGGGCGGCAGCGGGCTCAAACTGACCGCGATCAACAGCCACTTCGGCAACACGGGGGAGTACGGCTACGGCACCTACGCCATCGGCGACGCGACCGTGCGGGTGCTCGGCTCCCGGCTCGACGTCGGCAGCTACGCGACCATCATCGCGGGCCCGGCCGCGGTCGTGCACTACGGCGACAGCACCAGGGCCGCCGTCTCCGCGCTCAACACCGAGCTGGAACTCGGGCTGTCCAAAGCAGAGTTGGCGTCGATCCCGGCGCGCAACACCGTCGTGAACTCCGGGCACTTCGGCTACATGTTCTTCGGCGCCGGCCAACTCACCCTCGACGGCGGCACGGTGATCAACTCCGACCGGGCCACCTTCCTCAACAAGGGCCAGCAGACCACGATCAGCGTCGACGGCTCACAGGGCACCCGGCTCAACCCGCGCGACGGGATCATCCTCCAGATGATCGAGCTGGACGACCCGGGCCCGGTCCCGGTCAACGGCAAGATGATGAACATCGGCGTCTACACCGAGCCCACCGGCGACCCGGCCAAGGACGCGACCTTCGACCCGACCGCCGTGCACGCCACCGACGGCGCCGCCACCTTCAACTCCATAGCGTTGAAGGGTGACTTCTACAACGGCATGCGCACGGGCAAGAACATGGTCCTCACCTTCGAGGGCGCGAGCGTCGAGGGCGTGATCTCCGCGACGAAGGCCAAGCACCGGGTCTCCAGCATCGACGCGTCGACCTTCTACGAGCTGGGCATCGTCACCAACACCGCCCAGGCCGCCGTCAACAACGGCGCGATCGTGCAGCTGAACAGCGGCTCGACCTGGACGGTCACCGGCACCTCGTACCTGACCCGGCTCGCCCTCGCCGCCGACGCGACCGTCAAGGCGCCCCGCGGCAAGAAGGTCACGCTGACGGTCGACGGGACGACCACGGCGATCACGCCGGGCCAGACCTACACGGGCGCGCTCACGCTGACCGTCGCGTGAGCGATGGCGGAGGCGCGGGGCCCACCCGAGCCGAAGGGCTCACCCGAGCCGCGCCTCCGCCTCCTTCGCGATCCGCTCGAACTGCGCACCCATGGCAGCCTGGAGCGCCTGCGCCCCCGACAACGGCCGGACCATGACCGTCAGTTCGTCGATCAGGCCCTCCTCGTCGACGTGGATGAAGTCGCAGCCGGTCAGCTCGCGGTCGCCGATCCGCGCGGCGAACATCAGCGCGCTGTCGCTGCCGTCCGGGTCGCCGATCTCCCGTAGGTACCGGAAGTCCTCGAAGACCCGCGCCACCCCGTGCAGGATCGCCGCGGTGATCGCCTTGCCGGGGTACGGCTTGAACACGACCGGGCTGGTGAAGACCACGTCCTCGGCCAGCAGCGCCTCGACGGCGTCCATGTCCTGCGCCTCGACCGCCTCACGGAACGCACGCATCGGTTCACCTCATAGTCAATTTGTTGAGTAGGTGTGGATGAGACTAATCAACGGCTGTTAACGTGTCCACATGTCCCTCAAGTACGCGGTCCTCGCGGCCCTCCTGGAAGGCGAGGCCTCGGGCTACGAGCTGGCGAAGGTGTTCGACGTGTCGCTGGCGAACTTCTGGCCCGCGACACCGCAGCAGCTCTACCGCGAACTGGAGCGCCTCGCCCAGGACGGCCTGATCGAGGCACGGGTCGTACAGCAGGAACGCAGGCCCAACAAAAGGATGTTCACGCTCACCGACGCGGGCCGGCGCGACCTCGACACCTTCGCCGCCGAGCCGCCCCGGCGCCCCACCGCCATCCGCGACGAACTCCTCATCAAGATCCAGGCCATGGACGGCACCGACCCCGCCGTGACCCGCGAGCTGATCGAGGAGCGCAGGTCGTGGTCGCGCGGCAAGCTCGACCGTTACGAGCGCGTACGGGCCCGGCTCCTCGGCGGCCGGACCGAGGAGGAGTACCTCCGGGACGCCGACCGCATCGGGCCGTATCTCACGCTCATGGCCGGGATCACCTTCGAGGAGGAGAACCTGCGCTGGTGCGAGCGCGTTCTCGCGATCCTGAAGCAGCGCGTTGCCCTAGGCTGACCCGGATGTTCAGCCCCGAAGGCCCCAGTCTGCGCGAACTCGCCGTCCAGGCCATGTCGTCCGTCGAGCACGGCTACGACCTCCTCGCGCCCAAGTTCGACCACACCCCGTTCCGCACACCGGCCCCGCTGCTCGACGCGGTCGCCACGATGCTGCGCCGCGTCGGCCCCTTCGACGACGGCCTCGACCTGTGCTGCGGCACCGGCGCGGGTGCCGAGGTCCTGACGAAGGTGTGCCAAGAGAGCGTCACCGGCGTCGACTTCAGCGCGGGCATGCTCGACGTCGCACGGGAGCAGGTGACGAGCGGCGAGCCCCGCGTCTCATGGGTGCGCGGCGACGCCCGGGCCCTGCCGTTCACTGCGGCCTTCGACCTGGTGGTGAGCTTCGGGGCGTTCGGCCACTTCCTGCCCCGCGAACTGCCCGGTCTGTTCGAACAGGTCCACTCGGTGCTGCGCCCCGGCGGCCGCTTCGCCTTCCCCGTCGTCGCACCGCCGCGTCCCGCATCGCCCGCGTACTGGATGCTGTCCGGCTTCGACGCGGTGATGAAGGTACGCAACGCCGTCTGGCGACCGCCCTTCGTCATGTACTACCGCGACTTCCAACTCGGTTACGTGCAACCGGAGTTGGAGCGGATCGGATTCGACGTCGACCTGTACGCGCTACCCGAGTTCGGGAGTCGTGGCGACGGCAGCCCCCGCGTCCGCATGGTCGCGGCGCGACGGCTGCCGTAGCCGGAAGGGTTCTCAACTCGTCGCTGTCGCCGCCGACTTGATGACCTTCGTGACCAGGTCGGGGTGGGAGATCATCACGACGTGCGAGGAGTCCACCACGGTCGTGTGCGAACCGGCCCGCTTGGCCTCGAAACGCTCCAGGTCGGGTGCGATCGCCCGGTCCTGGGCCGCCACGACCGCCCACGAGGGGATGTCGCGCCAGGCCGCCGCCGTGGCGACGTCCGTGAACGCGGCCGCGCTGATGGGGCGTTGAGAGGCCCCCAGCAGTGCGGATGTGGACGCCGGGAGGTCGGCGGTGAACACCGCGTGGAACTTCGCCGTCTGGATGGCCAGATCGGTACCGCCCGCGCCGTCGGGCAGCGGCTGCAAGGCGTCGCTCAGCTGCGACCCGGGGAACCGCGCGCCGAGTTCGCCGAGTTGCTCGCCCTTGTCGGGGACGAAGGCCGCGACGTACACGAGCGCCTTCACGCTCGCGTCGCCCGCGGCCGCCTGAGTGATCACCGCGCCGCCGTAGGAGTGTCCTACGACGACCTTCGGACCGTCGATCGTCTTGAGGATCGCGGAGATGTAGGCGGCGTCCGAGGTCAGCCCGCGCAGCGGATTGGCGGGCGCCACGACCGTGTACGCCGCCTTCTGCAGCCGGGAGGCCACGGCCGACCAGCTGGACGCGTCGGCGAACGCCCCGTGCACGAGGACCACGGTGGGCTTCGGCTTGGAGTGCGAACCTCCCATGGGGGATGCGGCCGAGGCCGGGAGCGCGGTGGCCGCGAGGGTGCCGGCCGCCACAACCGCCCCCAGAATCAAGGGTCTACGGGAAATCGTCATCGGTCGGCTCCAGTTGAGGTCGAGGAGATCGGCGTCGTACGCGTGCGCATCGGTACCGGGCGCGGGCCGTGCGGGAGTTCACACATAGCGGCGCACGAACGACAGGGCGGTGTCCGCGACCTCCTGCCAGCCGTGGTCGATGGTCAGCGCGTGGCCCCGGTCCTTGATCTCGGTGATCTCGGTGACGCCCTTGTTGTGCTGCTGTTTCTTGTAGGAGGCGTTGGCGATCGACCAGGGCACGGTGTGGTCCTTCTCGCCCGAGATGATCAGGAGCGGGCCGCGGTCGGGGTTCTCCGTGTCGACCTTCGCCTCTGTCCACGGGTTGAGGTTCGCCGTGGC from Streptomyces sp. NBC_01288 carries:
- a CDS encoding SDR family NAD(P)-dependent oxidoreductase, whose translation is MTLVGRTALVTGGGGPLGRSFALALADTGARVILVGRNGAALAEAAAQVEKEGGQARTGVCDVSDPAAVDALAAQLADENVSLLVNNAGVAGPVRPLVDIEPDEWDDVFAANVRGVYLMCRAFLPPMLAAGRGDIVNVASVSGKRPLLNRTPYTASKMALLGLTRTLAGEVGPQGIAVNSLSPGPVRGPRMDRNFRLTAELTGCTVAEAERDFASRAALGRLVEEHEVAQALVAMLAMPGLCGADIDLSAGMIAPS
- a CDS encoding alpha/beta fold hydrolase, with the protein product MTISRRPLILGAVVAAGTLAATALPASAASPMGGSHSKPKPTVVLVHGAFADASSWSAVASRLQKAAYTVVAPANPLRGLTSDAAYISAILKTIDGPKVVVGHSYGGAVITQAAAGDASVKALVYVAAFVPDKGEQLGELGARFPGSQLSDALQPLPDGAGGTDLAIQTAKFHAVFTADLPASTSALLGASQRPISAAAFTDVATAAAWRDIPSWAVVAAQDRAIAPDLERFEAKRAGSHTTVVDSSHVVMISHPDLVTKVIKSAATATS
- a CDS encoding class I SAM-dependent methyltransferase, translating into MFSPEGPSLRELAVQAMSSVEHGYDLLAPKFDHTPFRTPAPLLDAVATMLRRVGPFDDGLDLCCGTGAGAEVLTKVCQESVTGVDFSAGMLDVAREQVTSGEPRVSWVRGDARALPFTAAFDLVVSFGAFGHFLPRELPGLFEQVHSVLRPGGRFAFPVVAPPRPASPAYWMLSGFDAVMKVRNAVWRPPFVMYYRDFQLGYVQPELERIGFDVDLYALPEFGSRGDGSPRVRMVAARRLP
- a CDS encoding nuclear transport factor 2 family protein, whose product is MRAFREAVEAQDMDAVEALLAEDVVFTSPVVFKPYPGKAITAAILHGVARVFEDFRYLREIGDPDGSDSALMFAARIGDRELTGCDFIHVDEEGLIDELTVMVRPLSGAQALQAAMGAQFERIAKEAEARLG
- a CDS encoding PadR family transcriptional regulator — encoded protein: MSLKYAVLAALLEGEASGYELAKVFDVSLANFWPATPQQLYRELERLAQDGLIEARVVQQERRPNKRMFTLTDAGRRDLDTFAAEPPRRPTAIRDELLIKIQAMDGTDPAVTRELIEERRSWSRGKLDRYERVRARLLGGRTEEEYLRDADRIGPYLTLMAGITFEEENLRWCERVLAILKQRVALG
- the hisD gene encoding histidinol dehydrogenase; protein product: MATILKHAVPKSEVTASLAQVRETVTGVIADIRARGDEAVRAYSEKFDKWSPDSFRLTDEEVEKIIASVPQQVIDDIRFVQDQVRTFARHQLDSLREFEVETLPGVRLGQKHIPVQAAGAYIPGGRYPLTASAHMTIVTAKVAGVPRVVACTPPIHGEIPAATVAAMHLAGADEIWLLGGVQAVAAMSVGTDTMRPVNLIAGPGNAYVAEAKRQLFGEIGIDLFAGPTEILVLADDEADPFVCAVDLLSQAEHGPDSPAVLITTSREVAEKTIAEVERLLPGMPTRDFAEPAWRDHGQVHVVDTLDELYTLADEFAFEHVEVLTAEPRLALERMTQYGALFLGEGTCVSFGDKVIGTNHVLPTRGAARYTGGLWVGKYLKTVTYQEVTDTDSQALLGRLCGRAARVELFEGHARSGDVRAARAAGDELPWNTP
- a CDS encoding VOC family protein, with translation MSFQPITHLRHVDLAVPDFARQRAFYGTTWGLTEVANDSGVAFFAAEGSPEQYIVRIREDERKRMDLVAFGAVSPAAVDELHGRLGRAGIQLLAEPGVLDTPGGGYGFRFFDPDGRVVEVSADVETRAHRKIEEREAIPVRLSHCVVNSQDPEGLRDFYVQHLGFRLTDTLYSTHMGDLMYFLRCSPLHHSFAIARGPHVSLHHASFEMRGVEEYMRGTGRALRAGTRLTWGPGRHLAGDNTFSYFHDPHGNTVEYTTELAVLEEDLWHPGRHDVDDPITQDQWGTADPMSESVAKEQFNDPDVLFEAPPV